From the genome of Polypterus senegalus isolate Bchr_013 chromosome 8, ASM1683550v1, whole genome shotgun sequence:
TGTTATGGCTGGGATGTAAAGAAAGGGCTGGTTTGATCAGATTTCAGTCTGAAAggcctttgttttattttacagtgatGTAGGCTCTGTGGGGAGGTGAAGATTAGGTTCAGTTAGAAATCCTCTTAGTTTTACAAAATTTGTGCAAATATTTTGTTTGCACCAAGATGGTGTTTTAGTGAAAGATGTCTAAAACTCCAGGTTGCTTATTTCAGACTGGCCTAAAGTAATTATCTTTGCAAACAGACTTATTCACACAATTAAATGTAAATgacagtggcacagcagtagcactgctgcctcacaacaagaaGACAACAGTTCATATCTCTGGTGTGTGAAGTTTACATGCCCTCCTCATGTCCATATGGTtttcacccacagtccaaagacatacaaggttaggtgaactggcattgctacatgccaatagtgagtGCGAATGGATGAATGCACCTTTGAATGTGCCAATCCTTCTACATAAACCGAATTTTCGCTAAAACACCTGGTATACTTCAGATGCCCTTTGTCCAAATGCTTATTTTTCATTAGTGTTTACCAAAACTACCAATATATCTACTTTACACATGctcctctttttcatttttttggctgCTCGACACAGTATTCTTTTGATATTACAAAGATCTGTAGGCCAGGACATTTAGCTAAATTGactctgtgtgcgtgtgtgtcctgTCTTATACTAGCACCCTTCCACGGCTGACCCCTGCCATTTGTCCAGTAGTTCCACAATTGGCTCCAGGCCCACAATCCTGAACATTATTAACAGAGCTCAGTAATAGAGGGTTAGATGGATACAGAGACATTTTAGCAGTATAGCATTATCAGATTTAACCTTGTGACAGTGATATTATGGGGATGTTTAGTACAGTCTAATGGCCATGAATCAAAGACTGAAATCATTTTCATCTTTCACCTCGTCCACACCTGAGCAAGATATATAACCAGTTGGCTTAACGTAAaactaaagcatttaaaaaatggtACATATAAAGTTTCTTTGACATGGCTACAATATAACAAAGGGCCTGACTGATTGGCATGAAGGATAGGCTGCTCACGGTTTTTTGGTATTAGAAATAACTTCcacgtggagtttacatgttgtcccaattttacattttcacatttacCATAGTTATACATTCGGTCGGGTCACTGGCATTTTATCATTGCCATGGTGGCACTAGCTGGTTCCTACTGTCTGTTACTGGCAGAATAGGTCTCTGCTACTGCAGATTCTAAATTGTACCCAATAGCAATTAATTAGAAATGTATGGGTGATTCTTTTTAACAAATACAAGTAGAGGAACCATCCTCTTCTTTAGGTGTCAAGCATAGTTTTAATCTGTTTAAGATTactataaaaaaatctaattaatatgAATTGTGAAAGTTGACTGGAAAGTTCTGAGGCTGTATTTATCACTCTGCACTTAAACATTCCTTTTTGAAGCCATCTTTAAGGTACTGTGGGTGCCATAGCTTTTTTTACTTATTCATCAAGTAAACACTTCTTTCTGTCCCATCTTTAAAATACTTAAAACTTCAGAACACTATTTTCCTGTTCATTACCTCTGTTCCATATGCTTGATTCGACATTTCAAAAATTCAGACCACCTCTCCAAAGCTGTACATAAAATtcaatcacagaaaaaaaaagtttgcaatgACCATCACCAAACAGGGATTATACAACTGGGAATGACAAATCAAGAACTAACCGAAAACTGGGCAGCCATCACAAGGCCTTAGCCTTAGCTCTCCCACCACTGTGCAGCCATAAAGCACAAAGGCCATCTTTTCTCAGCCCTTGTACATTATGACCTTACTCTTGCCAATATAAAAAACAAGACAGCTAGCAAAGTATACAAAAACGTTTTCACTATTGCCATGTTTCCATACACCTCGTGATTTCCCCATTGCCCTTCAGAATTAGTTTTTTGGCAGAAAGTGAGCATACAAAGTGATTTGTTACACTGAATGAGGCCTGGAAGACAAAATGCTAAGCTGAATTAAATGCTGCAGTTACCAGTAAGCCAATATATCTTCTCCAAAATCAGTACAGTCATCTGCATCAGCTCTGTTTAAAACACCAGTGAATTCCAGTTTAGTTTTGgattagcttttgttttttttaatgtagctgCCCATAAAAGCTACCTGCTTTCTTGATTGTTGTTCATTTATCAGGTAAGCTTGCAGTGTTAAATTTAGAGACCTCTACCTTGTTAGTGTAACAATGTGAACAGAGCAAAGAGAAACACACAAAAGTAATTCATCGCTCACTGAATCCAAATGCAACTTTTGTCTAGTACAGAGAGATCATTAAATTATCTTTTGGAAACATATACACCACCTTTGATGTGGAAAAAGAATACAGCTTGTCCAaactttgggttttttaaaatacCATTTTAACAGTTTCCTTTCCAGTTCAAAGTAATGATATTACACTAAATTGGCTCCTCTGAGGAGCCCAGCTGAGGTTAGGTAATCCAAGAATGGTTTGTCCAACATGCTGAAGATTTGTGTGGTGTTTTCTCAggttatatattgtaaatatcgaagaaaaacaagaaagcaAAGTCACTATAAACCACGTTTTTTGTAAAGAACAAAATGGTGATAGTATATGATCTAAACTACACATTAGATCTGAACCTGTCCTATCAGATAAGAACATGGTTTCATGAATCTCACCTAAGATGAGGTAAAATAAAAAGGCTTGTTTTATTACAAGAGAATAGAATTAATGATACAAGGAAATGTGAAGAAAACTCTGACCAATAATGGGGAAACATAGTAGAAAAGGTAACAAAAAATTCTAAGGGTATAAGTCATTGTTGGGATAGGGATTTGGTGTTTTGTAAAGTTAGGTCCGTATGTATTTGgatagtgacacaattttcataacttTGGCTCTATATGccatcacaatggatttgaaagaaataaataattacatgactgGTTGAATTTCAGCAtaaattcaaagggtttaacagaaatatagCATGAGCAATTTAGGAGTGACAGCCACTTTTATACATGGCCCCCCCCCGTTTTCAGGGActcaaagtatttggacatttgactgacaagctgatccatagccaggtgggagcaggtccctcattatttcattaactattattaAGTAAgtagaaggtctggagttgattccaagtgtggaatttgcatttgaaagCTGTCACTGCGATCTTTCAATaggaggtccaaagagctgtccatgaaaGTAAAATCAGGCCATCATTagtcagagaaaacaaaacagacccatctgagagacagcagaaacaccaAGAGTGGTCACATCAACCATCTGGCACATTCATAAAGGGAGGGGACACACTGgggagctcagcaacaccagaaggcctggacaaccaTAGAAGACAAGTGTGCTGGGTGATCACAGAATTCTTTAATTGGTGAGGAAAAACTagttcacaacatttagccagaCCAAGAACACTCTCTTGGAGgttagacctatcattgccaaagtctacaaacaagtgaagacttcatgaaagtaaagacagagggtttaccataAGGTGCAAACCATTGATAATCCTTAAGcacaggaaggacagattagactttgtaagaaattatataaataaataaaaataaaaaaaactattcctgttttggaatAGTTAtaattggacaaatgaaattaagatcaatatgtacgAAAATGTACGCTCATCATctgtagcataccacatcatTTGTGAAATACAGTGAAGGCAGCATTGTGGCATGATCATGCATAGGTGCAAATGAAAGTCACTTACTGGTGTTCACTGATGATATGACTGGTGGCAGAGGTAGCAGGAAGAATtatgaagtgtacagggctatactgtctgctcagattcagcgaaatgctgcaaaactgatagaacgcgtcacagtacagatggagaatgtgccaaaacatactgtgacagcagTAGTCAAAGAAGTGTAATATTCTTATGCCCAAGTCAGTCTATTGACCTCAACCCAAATGGACATGCATTTCAATTGCTGAAGACAATACTGATAGCAGAAAGTCCAATAAagaagcagcaactgaagacggctgcagtaaaggcctggcaaagcatcagtagggGGGACAACCCAACATGTGGAGATGGCCATGGGCTCCAGACCTCAGGCAGTCATTGCCTACAAACAagtttcaaccaagtattgaaaatgatcatgatATTCATGATTGTTATTTTGGCCAAatacttctgagcccctgaaaatgggtatgaggggcatgtataaaaatggctgtcttttctaaatggttCATACAATGTTTTTGCTGAAAGCcttaaaattaaaactgcaagtctacacttcaatcacatcttgactgCTTCACTTtcaatccattgtggtggcatgcagtgccaaaattatgaaaattgtattacTGTCCAAAtgcttatggacctgactgtatgtgTATCACATTAGTAAAGCATAATTGGATTTGTTGTGCTTAGCCAGAATTAAGAGTTTGTCAGTTTCTCATAAGGACATGCcctcttaataaaaggatatatgtacgtctgtctgtgtgtgtgtgtccacccagtttctatgtctctgtcattccaaaagatagcGCATCACAAaattttttagcaataaaattaattacatttgtcatttcaatataTGGTGCGTCACACacatcaacactgcttttatgaatcccatacctaATGGCATAAAAGGGAGCCATATGCATTGCATGATGCACTGGAAACATTAATGCCAAGGTTTACGTTGATTACTCAATGATTTCAACCCGTTTTGGCACAGTTAGTTATGCAGAAAAGGAGAGCATAAAATTAGACTGCCATTGAACTTGAATAgttgttggcatcttttttttttcccaaatggaaaagttaatattatgtttaatgGGAGGGAAAACTTCACTGCATAGTTGCAGGTAACAAAGTTAGACAAATGGTTTCTCCATTGACAACAGGCGTGTGAATAATACTATAAAGTGGCCAGATCAGGCACTACTATATATTAAATGGTATTAAATAAGAAAGGTTTTACTGGAACTCTAACTTGTTCTGAATCTATCTTTAGTAAGCATAGTCACTTCACATGCACATTTACTACAATATATTGCTTTTCGGGAAAGGTACCAACAGCACAGATTGCGTCAAAATAAGCTTTTATTTGACCTGCTTAAAATAGTCTATACTCTCCAGCCCAAACTCAATATGAGCGCTTAATGCAGAAGACTGACTTAGTGAGAGTTGGTTGTGTTTAGATTGAGCATTAGTTGTTAAGAAGATTTACAACACTGTCTATGTAATTGAAATTTTGCACATTCAACAATATCGAAtcatcattttcttaatttgcttatccagggcagggtcatgtGACATCTGAAGTCTTATCAGGAACAAGGATGGAACAACACGTTAGACAGGGCGCCAaaccatcacagggtgaaaacatacacacataaacaacaaGCTCTTAATAAACTTTACTATATTTGTATGAGAAAATAGCTGATACATAAAGTATCGTTCTCAAATatgcttaattcagttcaattaTCTAGCCCCCCTCATGAGACACAAATCCAGCAAAGAATGTAACGTAAAAGGCATTTTATCACTCTGTTCTCAGTAGCATTTTCAGTAAATGCTGTTAATTTACATATTCATCAACCCATCATTTACATATTCATCAACCCATGTGTATAATGCAGTAAACTATCAGAAACACATTTTactatttgcatatttaaaagtgGTTATCAATCTTTTTTTagcttgcattttgtatttattcatcGGAGTATGCCCTATCTTTACCACCAAAACGTCTGCAAAGAATTTTGAGACATAACGTATATGCTGCTATATCATCCTACTAGGATTGAATGCTAATATGGGAGAAAGGTCATGAGCTTCAATTTTTAGGTTCCCAGCCACATCAAATGCTATCTGTAGCAATTTGGATCCATTCTCTATTGTAAACACACCCTAACACTGCTACtgttgtgtaatgcatttttacatttccttcttatattttttatttaaattaaaatatgatgAGTGGTGTAGTATGTCTGCCCCAAACTGTTGGTAAGTTCAAATTTTAGCAGTGGGCTTTCTTGTCCAGGTGGTATGATGGGCTGCTGTGGTGTTGCATTTGTTATCTGTACTCAACTCTGGTGCTAAAGGTCTGCAGAGggagcagattttcatttcaGCCAGTTTTGTAATTAGAAACAGGTCTAGCAGATAATAcaacttggtatttaattatatggtttgttactattttcattatttcaagacaaatctttatcatactgtagaatttttgttttctgaaaacatccatatgttttgtggtcctGAACCAATTTTGTACCTCTTGGGTCTTTCTCCTCCTCTCTgatatatttcaaaacattgtattaaCACAAATACTTCATGACGCATAtaaacaggtttaaatggaagcattttagctggagagctggtgatctttttgttatttgcacctcattattatctgatggctggttaagaaaacaggcaacaattaaaaccttaatgcaggtgtttaaaaataaaatacaccgTGAAAGAATTGTAGCAAATAAGTTAACTAAAATTTGGcacaaaaaacatattgcttgagtagtaaataaatgggttctaattacaAATTTGGTTAAACTAAAAACCTACAACTACTGCAGACCCCCAGGACCAGAGTTTACTTACTCCTGCCCTACAGTAAGAAGAATCATTTTGCTGTACTCAGTCTTTAAGGTCGTCATTGCCTTCCATAAACACCTGTGATCAATCTGTGAACACCTCCATTGTGCATTCTAAAACAGTAGAACACTTTCAATAGAgtctaatttaaatttttaacaagCAGAGCTCTTTAATTCAATATCTGCCATATGAAAGAAGTATGATTTTCTGCTTTGCACTTGTTTTCTCTCTGAGACATGTTAACACACACGTATAAAGAAGTGAATAAAATTTAACTTTAGGATGTACCTTATGGTTACACTGATTTACAGTTCATCTAGCACATACTACTAACAACCATTTTGTCTACATAGCGATATGAAAGGAGACACTCCTGTGAACAGCACAATGACCATTGGACAGGCCCGTAAGCTTGTTGAACAACTAAAGATTGAAGCAAGCATGTGCAGAATAAAGGTAAGTTCTATATAGCCCTGAATCTATGCCAATTAAATAAACATGCATTGATAAAACTGTTGTGTTTTCTccatataaaatgcatttttgttctGCATTAGTTTCTTTGCTTAGTAGGATGTGGGTAGCTCACACTTGGAAAAATATAATCAGATGTTTCCacagtacatttaaatttatataaaatgcatatgtccttaaaaattttatacaaaacAGATATGAAAAAATGTTCACTTTACTGGACCCACCTTTGTTCTGAGATAGCATCAATCAAGCCAAGCCATGTGACATGGAAATTATGCTATTGTACTAGATGATCACAAATAAAAGGTGGCCAGCTGAACACTCCATTTGTGGACCTGGTGAGAATCCTAGGGCTATAAAAAGAGACGTTTAATACTATAGTAAAATAGTTAAAGGCCATCATTTAACATGATCAGTTTTAAAGAGCTGTGCTGGACTGGTGTCCTTttcagggcttgttcctgccttgtgccccatgctgGCTGCGATAGGCTTTAGCACCCCTCACATCTAGTTTATAAAATGACTGACTTTTAAAGAGAAGATGCATGTAGAATACCATCACAGatgttgtcttttattttgaGAATAATAAAAAGCAGGACAGATTAATGTGCCACATAGTGGTACCTTATGGTAAAATTTACTAGTCATCATTAAGGAGAACATGGCCTATCTTGAGGCAACATGGTTTACAGTCTGATACTGAGAAGTCTGGCTGAGAGTGCACCACTGAATGTTTATCCTGCACAATAACTTTTATTGACAAAATCCAACCCATTAGCAGAATGTCCACAAGCCACATGGGCAAAAGACCACATCTATGAATCCAACTGGGGTCCCTGAATCTGTAATAAAAGGATAGTTAATCACTTTTAAATCATctttgaaaagtaaaatgaaatactGTTCTTACACCTCTCATTAGATATAGATTTACATCTTGTATTATATATGCttaatttgcaattttatttcagtttgtgcTTTACATTCAAGACCATTATTTATGTATCAAATactctttttcatattttctatgtAGGTCTCAAAAGCTGCAGCTGATCTGATGGCCTATTGCGATGCACATGCCTGTGAGGATCCACTTATCACCCCTGTACCTACTTCTGAAAATCCTTTTAGAGAGAAGAAATTCTTCTGTGCCCTCCTATGAATTTACAAAAGAATGACACATCAATAGATGACAGCTCGCTTACAACTCACAAACTCAATCTCAAGTGGTGCTGTCTGTGAGCATAATTaggttgattttgttttaattctcacagTCCCACCTACACCTCACCACCATCATAGGAGTATGATGGGAAACttttatatttcagttttgtgCTTCAATTTTTCATGCAGGAAAATAACAACTACAAAATTCTATtctataaaacaaacatttattagcacaaacaaacttCAGAACACAAGTACACACCATATTCTCAATGACTTTTTGCAAGAACCTCTATATGTAAATCCTTGTAAACAAGGAAGTCATTATTTTCAGATGCATCTTAACATGAGGGGTTGTCCACTTGAATCAGCATTGACCAATTACAATCAAGTGTAATGTGTCTGCTAAGTGGTTTGTATATGTTAGTACAAaccttatagaaaaaaaaaagtaaactaaaaaaaaaatctccctataaaaacaaatttcaaaagaaCAGAATATTGAATTGCAAATGATGTTTAAGTATTGTATCCTTTTTGTTGACTTaagtcaaaatacagtatatttaactgtaatgatatatattttttactaactggTAAGTGGTATTTGCATTATTTTGGTTTCTTACTGGTTCCTTTAGGCATCCTGTATAAATCAAATGACCCTAGACATAATTGCAGTATCTTACGGTTCTAACACAAGAGTTATTTAAACCTGCTTCTAGTTAATTCACAAATAATACATAAGATAAATCCCAATATGCTTTATTTGATAAGTAAGCCTCCTATATAAAGTATAAGCATTTCTTTTTAAGTATAGCTTGAAAAATGAACTGCCCCCAtgtttatctacagtatatgtaaatacaaattttacattttgtatttctgAAAGTCTTCAATATACAATTGCAAAACAGTAACTAAAAATATGAAAGGTTTGTCAGGTGAAATCCTAAAAAAATACTTTCTTcacattaaaagaaatacaacTATGATGTGTGCTTTAATGAAAGGTAGCCAAATAATTAACTACATAATAAAAAACTATTATAACTGCTACAAGGCAATGAATATGCTAAACTTTATGTTTTGTATGCCATGATTGTTCAAAAACCTGTTCTTTGAAGAAAGAATGGTCTTTCTGTCAGTGAAATGTAGAGGTACACCCAAAGTCTGCATCAGATGGAAAGAAACAAATTTATACCTTTGTCTACTTAGTCTGGTAAGAATTTAAAGTAATTCCaggtttaaaacacaatttaatttcaattgctaaacaaaatctaatACATAATGAAATCTCAAAAATAGATCTAATCATAATTCTAAATTATAAGGGATGCACCTAAACATTCCTTAAGAAAAATTTCAGTATGAATTTGTGTTATGCATGTAGTATCCAGTTctgttaaaaattaacaaaatcattttttgctTATAAGAAATATTTTGGACTTCAATGATTATAGGATATATGACAGAAGACTATACTAATTAAAACTCAGCTATGTACAATAAATCCCAAtactcttaaaaaatatttatcataaacAGTAATTTTCTTATCTGcaggaaattgaaaaatattatacagtatacctaACTTTACAAGCTTTAGTGATCATGGGGTCACTTGTTGGGTGGCATTTTATGCATTGTGGACAAAAATATCACTAATGGCATGGATGAGGAAaagtggccaaaaaaaaaaaaacctgctatgttatttaattatttcctaCACTTGTTTGACTTGTTCTACTTTGccaaacatttttgttattttaaattgttaataaaataagTTCCTGTGTTATGTGTTGACTAttcagaaaacagaaataaataataaagttcttcTGTTCAAAGAACACCTACTGCTGACAAGATCAAACTAAATCTGAGCCTTCTAACAACTTGCTTGTCACTGACCTAGACAGGGACAGGATTACCATTCTTCTTTGTTAgcctttacttttatttacaatgttACAACAGAAGATACAATACATTTTAccattattgttaaaataaagtattcTACGCAGAACTATATGAccgtttaaaagtaaaaaatggggTCACCTAAACCTTTGAAAAACATTCAGAATCAGAAAAAAAGGCTTAATAGACTAATCTTTCTGAATAATATCACATTACAATCTCATTTGTGGTTTATGGCTGAAGTAAGAAAGTCCCCACTGAATAATAAAAGTATTATTGTAacagtatattgtaataataTGACTGCCATAAAAACTGGAATATGTTAAGCCTTCAATAAAGAAAGACTGTTGACACTggtttggtttttattattaaattttatttcaattgaaaggttttcaaaatgatttttatgaAAAATAGTTCCTTTTACAAACTAGCATATGGTCATTTGCCAAAAGGCTCTGCAAGAAagccatatttttttttagtacttCTCAAAAGAGAATCTGATGAAATATTGGAGTTAGATGCTAAAGTTATTCCCAATAAGCAGCTGAAAGGCTTGAAGTATACTTTTACTTGTATTTCATAAAGGTGGAAACTaacattttgattctgtttttagaAAGGGAATATGAATTTTACTACAACACTAATGAGCAACAATTTAaatttcagatatttaaaataaaacttcattgttcattgacacacatttaataAATTGCAAAGAACATTGACACtctaaataacataaaaagtattaaacattcaaaaaacGGACAATCACTACCTCTGGTAGCAGATGATTAGTTTTTCTCAAATGCCAGAGACTGCAAACTGCTCACCATAAATGGGTTTGAATATGTTATATCAATATACAGAAGGAATAAATCAAAATGTGGTGCTTCATCATCTTAATTCCTGCTACTATGTAAATCCAAGTCATTTCATCACATATACAGTGTTCTTTCTTCTGTTTTAGAATAACTTGATCATGGATTCTCGAGACTTGCCAACTCCAATCCATTTAactatacaaaacaaaaagaaagaaagaaaggttacatacatattctttttcctttacttcgctaaaataaaaacacactctTGCCAGTGTATGAATAAATTAGAATCTTACAATAACTAACAACTCTTAGTGCCATTTGTCCAAACAAAACTTGAATGGTTTATCATTGATgcataatacaaataaaacaaaatctatgttaatcttcttttttcagctgctcccgttaggggctgccacagcggatcatcttcttccatatctttctgtcctctgcatctttgaAGCTTAATACATAGAATTATTTGCCTTGTAACAGAATATTACTATTTTATTGAGAATAGTAGTGCACATTCTTCTAAATTTGACCCGTTAGTTATATAAAAATGAACCAGCTGTTTCTTGGAATTTGAAGGATCACCTGCTTATTTTGTGGTGTAGTTCTAGTAGAAATCctttcaatggaaaaaaaaaaaaagccaagacTTTTGTACCAATACATGCCTACATCTATTTCCTAACTCAGCTGCACCCTTGGAAATCTAATGTAGCTCCTTACATCTACACCCAGCATTTTGTTTCAAGATAAAGATGTAAGTATAGTCAGAATCATGCTACTTGATTTCCTCAACACTTAACAAAACCCAGCCTTTCTTCTTGGGAAATACGTTTAAGGCCATGCTGTCAAAAGCCCATACTGTGTACCAGAACATGGACTAACTGGCTCAATGAGAACAGTTTTTGAGGCTCTAGAAATATGTCAGTGGTgctggtcagcaacacagggcacaaatgattctaaGTACAGCCTCAATGTACAATCCCATCTGCACAGTGGACTGCATTGGGTAGATAGCAAAGTCATGCTATACAGAAGTGCCAGAACAGGTTCGTCATTTTGAGGAGACTCACACCTTTTGATATGTATAACAAAATGCTAGG
Proteins encoded in this window:
- the gng3 gene encoding guanine nucleotide-binding protein G(I)/G(S)/G(O) subunit gamma-3; amino-acid sequence: MKGDTPVNSTMTIGQARKLVEQLKIEASMCRIKVSKAAADLMAYCDAHACEDPLITPVPTSENPFREKKFFCALL